From a region of the Rhinopithecus roxellana isolate Shanxi Qingling chromosome 8, ASM756505v1, whole genome shotgun sequence genome:
- the LOC104660418 gene encoding Fc receptor-like protein 6 isoform X1, giving the protein MLLWTAVLLFVPCVGKTAWLYLQAWPNPVFEGDALTLQCQGWKNTPLSQVKFYRDGKFLHSSKKKQTLSMGAATVQSGGQYSCTGQVMYIPQIFTLTSETLMVQVQELFPPPVLSATPSPEPREGSLVTLRCQTKLHPLRSTLRLLFSFHKDSHTLQDRGPHPELCIPGVKEGDSGLYWCEVAPEGGQVQKESPQLEVRVQVPVSRPVFTLHHGPTDPAVGDMVQLLCEAQRGSPPVLYLFYLDEKIVGNHSAPCGGNASLLFPVKSEQDAGNYSCEAENGVSRERSEPKKLSLKGSQVLSTPTSSNWLVPWLPVSLLGMMVIAAALLVYLRPWRKAGPLPSQIPPPAPGGEQCPLYANVHHQKEKDEGVVYSVVHRTSKRSEARPAEFAAERKDSSIIYAEVRCLQPSEVSSKEVNIRSTLQESLGDCEEVLC; this is encoded by the exons ATGCTGCTTTGGACGGCTGTGCTGCTCTTTG TTCcctgtgttgggaaaactg CCTGGCTGTACCTCCAAGCCTGGCCAAACCCTGTGTTTGAAGGAGATGCCCTGACTCTGCAATGTCAGGGATGGAAGAATACACCACTGTCTCAGGTGAAGTTCTACAGAGATGGAAAATTCCTTCATTCCTCTAAGAAAAAACAGACTCTGTCCATGGGAGCAGCAACAGTGCAGAGCGGTGGCCAGTATAGCTGCACTGGGCAGGTGATGTATATTCCACAGATATTCACACTAACTTCAGAAACTCTCATGGTTCAAGTCCAAG AGCTGTTCCCACCTCCTGTGCTGAGTGCCACCCCCTCTCCTGAGCCCCGAGAGGGTAGCCTGGTGACCCTGAGATGTCAGACAAAGCTGCATCCCCTGAGGTCAACCTTGAggctccttttctccttccacaAGGACAGCCACACCTTGCAGGACAGGGGCCCTCATCCAGAACTCTGCATCCCAGGAGTCAAGGAGGGAGACTCCGGGCTTTACTGGTGTGAGGTGGCCCCCGAGGGTGGCCAGGTCCAGAAGGAGAGCCCCCAGCTGGAGGTCAGAGTGCAGG TTCCTGTGTCCCGTCCTGTGTTCACTCTGCACCACGGACCCACTGACCCTGCTGTGGGGGACATGGTGCAGCTCCTCTGTGAGGCCCAGAGGGGCTCCCCTCCAGTCCTGTACTTGTTCTACCTTGATGAGAAGATTGTGGGGAACCACTCAGCTCCCTGTGGTGGAAAcgcctccctcctcttcccagtGAAGTCAGAGCAGGATGCTGGGAACTACTCCTGCGAGGCTGAGAATGGTGTCTCCAGAGAGAGGAGTGAGCCCAAGAAGCTCTCTCTGAAGG GTTCTCAAGTCTTGTCCACTCCCACCAGCAGCAACTGGCTGGTTCCTTGGCTGCCTGTGAGCCTGCTTGGCATGATGGTCATTGCTGCTGCACTTCTGGTTTATTTGAGACCCTGGAGAAAAGCTG GGCCCCTTCCATCCCAGATAccacccccagctccaggtgGAGAGCAGTGCCCACTATATGCCAATG TGCATCaccagaaagagaaagatgaaggtgTTGTCTACTCTGTGGTGCATAGAACCTCAAAGAGGAGTGAGG CCAGGCCTGCTGAGTTCGCCGCAGAGAGAAAG GACAGTTCTATCATCTATGCAGAGGTGAGATGCCTGCAGCCCAGTGAGGTTTCATCCAAGGAGGTGAATATAAGAAGCACCCTCCAAGAATCCCTTGGCGACTGTGAGGAAGTCCTCTGCTAG
- the LOC104660418 gene encoding Fc receptor-like protein 6 isoform X2 — protein sequence MLLWTAVLLFVPCVGKTAWLYLQAWPNPVFEGDALTLQCQGWKNTPLSQVKFYRDGKFLHSSKKKQTLSMGAATVQSGGQYSCTGQVMYIPQIFTLTSETLMVQVQELFPPPVLSATPSPEPREGSLVTLRCQTKLHPLRSTLRLLFSFHKDSHTLQDRGPHPELCIPGVKEGDSGLYWCEVAPEGGQVQKESPQLEVRVQVPVSRPVFTLHHGPTDPAVGDMVQLLCEAQRGSPPVLYLFYLDEKIVGNHSAPCGGNASLLFPVKSEQDAGNYSCEAENGVSRERSEPKKLSLKGSQVLSTPTSSNWLVPWLPVSLLGMMVIAAALLVYLRPWRKAGPLPSQIPPPAPGGEQCPLYANVHHQKEKDEGVVYSVVHRTSKRSEARPAEFAAERKFYHLCRGEMPAAQ from the exons ATGCTGCTTTGGACGGCTGTGCTGCTCTTTG TTCcctgtgttgggaaaactg CCTGGCTGTACCTCCAAGCCTGGCCAAACCCTGTGTTTGAAGGAGATGCCCTGACTCTGCAATGTCAGGGATGGAAGAATACACCACTGTCTCAGGTGAAGTTCTACAGAGATGGAAAATTCCTTCATTCCTCTAAGAAAAAACAGACTCTGTCCATGGGAGCAGCAACAGTGCAGAGCGGTGGCCAGTATAGCTGCACTGGGCAGGTGATGTATATTCCACAGATATTCACACTAACTTCAGAAACTCTCATGGTTCAAGTCCAAG AGCTGTTCCCACCTCCTGTGCTGAGTGCCACCCCCTCTCCTGAGCCCCGAGAGGGTAGCCTGGTGACCCTGAGATGTCAGACAAAGCTGCATCCCCTGAGGTCAACCTTGAggctccttttctccttccacaAGGACAGCCACACCTTGCAGGACAGGGGCCCTCATCCAGAACTCTGCATCCCAGGAGTCAAGGAGGGAGACTCCGGGCTTTACTGGTGTGAGGTGGCCCCCGAGGGTGGCCAGGTCCAGAAGGAGAGCCCCCAGCTGGAGGTCAGAGTGCAGG TTCCTGTGTCCCGTCCTGTGTTCACTCTGCACCACGGACCCACTGACCCTGCTGTGGGGGACATGGTGCAGCTCCTCTGTGAGGCCCAGAGGGGCTCCCCTCCAGTCCTGTACTTGTTCTACCTTGATGAGAAGATTGTGGGGAACCACTCAGCTCCCTGTGGTGGAAAcgcctccctcctcttcccagtGAAGTCAGAGCAGGATGCTGGGAACTACTCCTGCGAGGCTGAGAATGGTGTCTCCAGAGAGAGGAGTGAGCCCAAGAAGCTCTCTCTGAAGG GTTCTCAAGTCTTGTCCACTCCCACCAGCAGCAACTGGCTGGTTCCTTGGCTGCCTGTGAGCCTGCTTGGCATGATGGTCATTGCTGCTGCACTTCTGGTTTATTTGAGACCCTGGAGAAAAGCTG GGCCCCTTCCATCCCAGATAccacccccagctccaggtgGAGAGCAGTGCCCACTATATGCCAATG TGCATCaccagaaagagaaagatgaaggtgTTGTCTACTCTGTGGTGCATAGAACCTCAAAGAGGAGTGAGG CCAGGCCTGCTGAGTTCGCCGCAGAGAGAAAG TTCTATCATCTATGCAGAGGTGAGATGCCTGCAGCCCAGTGA